In Calderihabitans maritimus, a genomic segment contains:
- a CDS encoding DUF4351 domain-containing protein, with amino-acid sequence MQPKSGNRYDITIKDLFADGTEDLINYFSDIRATVVNDLKIEFPQVETRFSDLVVEAMSEQGPLAIHLEFQSHNDREMPYRMLRYALEIHKTYRLPVYQVVIYLGQREMNMAGQLHYRLGTENMLDYRYRLVDLGKLNYEELRNTPYQQLRSLLPLVDREKRNRDKEKFLRQCVEDIIASNLDQEAKKTALFRAEIFAGLIYDKQTIDAVFQEVEKMLGIEESAGYQRIFEKGMKKGMEEGRKEGREESLVDITIRLLIKKFRKLPKEYVVRIKEQDTYVLQQLIDNIFDINELSELDDYLH; translated from the coding sequence TTGCAGCCAAAAAGCGGTAACCGGTATGACATTACCATTAAAGACTTATTTGCCGACGGGACAGAAGATCTCATCAATTACTTCAGTGACATCCGGGCTACAGTAGTCAACGACCTGAAAATTGAGTTCCCCCAGGTGGAAACCAGGTTCTCCGACCTGGTCGTAGAGGCAATGAGTGAACAAGGTCCTCTGGCCATCCATCTGGAGTTCCAAAGCCATAACGACCGGGAAATGCCCTACCGCATGCTGCGCTACGCTTTAGAAATTCATAAAACCTACCGCCTGCCCGTCTACCAGGTGGTCATCTATCTCGGTCAGCGGGAAATGAACATGGCCGGTCAACTGCATTACCGCCTGGGAACTGAAAATATGCTGGACTATCGTTATCGTCTTGTCGATTTGGGTAAACTGAACTATGAGGAATTGAGAAATACACCCTACCAGCAACTGCGTTCTTTGCTACCGCTGGTGGACCGGGAAAAACGTAACAGAGACAAGGAAAAATTTCTCCGGCAATGCGTAGAAGATATTATAGCCAGCAACCTGGACCAGGAAGCCAAAAAAACAGCGCTCTTCAGAGCGGAAATTTTTGCCGGTTTGATTTACGATAAACAGACTATTGATGCCGTTTTTCAGGAGGTGGAAAAAATGCTGGGCATCGAAGAATCCGCCGGTTACCAAAGGATTTTTGAAAAGGGTATGAAAAAAGGCATGGAAGAAGGCAGGAAAGAAGGTAGGGAAGAATCCTTGGTAGACATTACCATTAGACTTTTGATTAAAAAGTTCCGTAAGCTGCCAAAGGAGTATGTGGTCAGAATAAAAGAACAAGATACCTATGTACTACAGCAGTTGATAGATAACATCTTTGATATCAATGAACTGTCCGAACTGGATGACTACCTGCATTAA
- a CDS encoding AbrB/MazE/SpoVT family DNA-binding domain-containing protein, whose protein sequence is MEDRLISPTERGQITIPKEVREKLQITPKTKFRVYVDNNRVVLEPVSSLDLLLKEFEVEAREKGYTRDKIEREIEAVREKLMRDLYGNDNGTT, encoded by the coding sequence ATGGAAGATAGGCTTATCAGTCCAACCGAACGTGGGCAAATTACTATTCCAAAAGAGGTCAGGGAGAAGCTACAAATTACTCCTAAGACCAAATTTCGCGTTTACGTAGATAATAACCGAGTTGTTTTAGAACCAGTTTCATCACTAGACTTACTATTGAAAGAGTTCGAGGTAGAGGCTCGGGAAAAAGGGTATACGCGGGATAAGATAGAAAGAGAAATTGAAGCGGTACGGGAAAAACTGATGAGGGATCTATACGGCAATGATAACGGTACTACTTGA
- a CDS encoding DegT/DnrJ/EryC1/StrS family aminotransferase, giving the protein MRIPLSGPDITEREIELVNEVLRSRWLSMGPKVKEFEEKMAAYVGRRFAVAVNSGTSGLHLLVRSLGIGEGDEVITTPFSFVASANCILYERARPVFVDIDPLTLNIDVDRIEEKITERTRAILPVHVFGQPVDMERVREIAQKHGLAVIEDACEAIGAEYRGRKAGAQGDGAVFAFYPNKQMTTGEGGVIVTDDEEIAKLCRSMRNQGRGEDGAWLCHERLGFNYRMDELSAALGIAQLERIEELLAKREKVARMYNERLREIEGVKVPYVAPEVNRMSWFVYVIRLEEGIDRDKVMEYLTAHGVGSRPYFTPIHLQPFYVEQFGYKEGDFPVTERVAKSTIALPFYNNLTEEQVDYVVKTLERALATF; this is encoded by the coding sequence ATGCGAATACCTCTTTCCGGCCCGGATATTACGGAGAGGGAAATTGAACTGGTCAATGAGGTGCTGCGGTCCCGGTGGTTGAGTATGGGGCCGAAGGTGAAGGAATTTGAAGAGAAAATGGCTGCGTACGTCGGTCGGCGGTTTGCGGTGGCGGTGAACAGCGGGACCAGCGGGCTTCACCTTTTGGTGCGCAGCCTGGGTATCGGCGAGGGGGACGAAGTGATTACCACCCCCTTTAGTTTTGTGGCTTCGGCCAACTGTATTCTTTACGAGAGGGCCAGGCCGGTATTTGTGGATATAGACCCGCTGACGTTGAACATTGATGTAGACAGGATTGAGGAAAAGATTACAGAACGCACCAGGGCCATTTTGCCGGTGCACGTTTTCGGCCAGCCGGTGGATATGGAGCGGGTAAGGGAAATAGCGCAAAAACACGGGCTGGCGGTGATAGAAGATGCCTGCGAGGCGATTGGGGCGGAATACAGGGGCAGAAAAGCGGGGGCGCAGGGCGACGGGGCAGTCTTTGCTTTTTACCCCAACAAGCAGATGACCACCGGCGAAGGCGGGGTAATCGTTACCGATGATGAGGAAATAGCCAAGCTTTGCCGCAGTATGCGCAACCAGGGGCGGGGAGAGGACGGAGCGTGGCTCTGTCACGAGCGGCTGGGGTTTAACTACCGGATGGATGAGCTGAGTGCCGCCCTGGGGATTGCGCAACTGGAGCGGATAGAAGAGCTGCTGGCCAAGAGGGAAAAGGTGGCTCGGATGTACAACGAGAGGCTGCGCGAGATTGAAGGGGTAAAGGTGCCTTACGTAGCGCCGGAAGTAAACAGGATGAGCTGGTTTGTGTACGTCATCAGGCTGGAGGAAGGCATTGACCGGGATAAGGTGATGGAATACCTGACGGCCCATGGTGTGGGCAGCCGTCCTTATTTTACCCCCATTCACCTGCAGCCGTTTTATGTGGAACAGTTCGGCTACAAAGAAGGCGACTTTCCGGTGACCGAGCGGGTGGCCAAATCAACCATCGCCCTGCCGTTTTACAATAACCTTACGGAAGAGCAGGTTGATTATGTGGTGAAGACGCTGGAGAGGGCTTTGGCGACGTTTTGA
- a CDS encoding type II toxin-antitoxin system HicB family antitoxin has product MGWVDLKYPYKIETLSEEEGGGFLITYPDLPGCISDGDTIEEAIAMGEDARRAWIETRLEQGLEVPMPFSGANYSR; this is encoded by the coding sequence ATGGGATGGGTAGATTTAAAATATCCTTATAAAATCGAAACATTATCGGAAGAAGAAGGAGGCGGTTTTCTCATTACTTACCCGGATCTTCCGGGTTGTATAAGCGATGGGGATACAATAGAGGAAGCAATTGCTATGGGAGAGGATGCTAGGAGAGCGTGGATAGAAACTAGGTTAGAGCAGGGTCTAGAAGTCCCAATGCCTTTTTCTGGTGCTAATTACAGCAGGTAG
- a CDS encoding AarF/UbiB family protein, which translates to MLRSLKLLMLLKKALQSTSYDEISATLGKLHGFPQKAGQHLTLYLTDRFQSFYQLYNQGKPEPIRIHDLLKEAGICDGIEDIALAAQASIGQVYRLRYKNKEYAVKVKYEGIERKIRSDFSLVSFVLFCLKFFPFFNPAVIEVADSIRRKLLEECDYIKEAYSQQLLGELLSKEKDILIPRVESQFCNDKLLVNEWISGTPLHEFLKQETAAQKQWFLRTYLHFVGRSIVEGLIHADPHPGNFLIVNEKGAPKLAVLDFGCMVELTNQEKGALIRLLLGEYQNEDELIEDLRILGFTETTLTEYQPVLGDIVSILLEPFYYDGEYDFRHWRMQYKLNTILSSRPWKEPLSPPAKVIYVMRVFHGLYFYARSNDLKINWYRGVRQPLNQHQEEVLP; encoded by the coding sequence TTGTTGCGAAGCCTAAAACTGCTCATGTTGTTGAAGAAAGCGCTACAATCTACCTCCTATGACGAAATATCGGCCACCTTGGGAAAATTACACGGGTTCCCGCAAAAAGCCGGCCAACATTTGACTCTATACCTCACGGACAGATTTCAATCCTTCTACCAGCTATACAACCAGGGAAAACCGGAGCCAATAAGAATTCATGACCTACTCAAGGAAGCAGGAATCTGCGATGGTATAGAAGATATTGCGCTGGCTGCGCAGGCATCGATCGGCCAGGTATATCGCCTCAGGTACAAAAACAAAGAATATGCGGTCAAAGTCAAGTACGAAGGAATTGAAAGAAAGATCAGGAGCGACTTTTCCCTGGTATCTTTTGTTCTGTTCTGCCTAAAATTCTTTCCCTTTTTCAATCCGGCAGTAATTGAAGTTGCCGATTCTATCAGGCGAAAACTACTGGAAGAATGTGATTACATAAAGGAAGCCTACTCGCAACAACTGCTTGGAGAACTTCTAAGTAAGGAAAAAGATATTCTCATCCCTAGAGTGGAGTCGCAATTTTGCAACGACAAGCTGCTGGTCAACGAATGGATTTCCGGAACACCTTTACACGAATTTCTCAAACAGGAAACAGCCGCACAAAAACAATGGTTCCTCAGAACCTATCTTCATTTCGTCGGTCGTTCTATTGTAGAAGGGCTAATTCATGCCGATCCTCACCCGGGAAACTTCCTAATTGTCAATGAAAAGGGCGCTCCCAAACTGGCAGTCCTCGATTTTGGGTGCATGGTAGAATTAACTAATCAGGAAAAAGGAGCGCTGATCAGGTTGCTGCTGGGAGAATACCAGAACGAAGACGAACTGATTGAGGATCTAAGAATCCTTGGTTTCACGGAAACCACCTTGACTGAATACCAGCCGGTGTTAGGGGACATCGTCAGTATCCTGCTGGAACCTTTCTACTATGACGGCGAATACGATTTCCGCCACTGGCGCATGCAGTACAAGTTAAACACCATCTTGTCTTCCCGCCCCTGGAAGGAGCCGTTGAGCCCGCCGGCTAAGGTAATCTATGTGATGAGGGTATTTCATGGCCTGTATTTCTATGCCAGGAGCAACGATCTTAAAATCAACTGGTATCGAGGCGTCAGACAGCCCTTAAATCAACACCAGGAGGAGGTCTTACCATGA
- a CDS encoding DUF362 domain-containing protein gives MSTVYVLKTRPETVLDDYARLLEMAQVHKHLDASITTILKDNISWHFPYLSANTTPWQLEGTILGLRKLGFKDITCVQNKTVVTNAFKGEKLNKYRPIFKKYDIPVLYNFRDEDMKWVVYEPKGQMLVLDKIFPEGIRIPDYFFGKNMVHLPTMKCHIYTTTTGAMKNAFGGLLNTKRHYTHSVIHETLVDLLTIQKEIHPGIFAVMDGTVCGNGPGPRTMEPIEKDYILASHDQVAIDAVAAKMMGFDPLSLPFIRIAHEKGLGIGDPREIKVVGEDINNVNFGFRVGDNLASRVGDILWFGPLKSIQNLFFRTPLVNLFIFGSFFYHDYLWWPTKGRKRMEYVKKHFRWGQLFEQYEE, from the coding sequence ATGAGTACCGTCTACGTTTTGAAAACCCGGCCGGAAACCGTACTCGATGATTACGCCAGGTTGCTTGAAATGGCCCAGGTTCACAAACACCTGGACGCTAGCATCACAACCATACTGAAAGACAATATTTCCTGGCACTTCCCCTACCTGAGCGCCAATACAACCCCATGGCAGCTGGAGGGAACTATCCTTGGCCTGCGCAAATTAGGTTTTAAAGACATAACCTGTGTTCAAAACAAAACCGTGGTAACCAATGCCTTCAAAGGCGAGAAGCTGAACAAATACAGACCAATTTTTAAGAAGTACGATATCCCCGTCCTTTACAACTTTCGAGACGAAGATATGAAATGGGTGGTTTACGAGCCTAAGGGCCAAATGCTGGTCCTGGATAAGATTTTCCCCGAGGGCATCCGCATTCCGGACTACTTTTTCGGGAAAAACATGGTTCACCTGCCCACCATGAAGTGTCATATTTACACTACCACGACCGGCGCTATGAAAAACGCTTTTGGAGGCCTCCTCAATACCAAACGACACTACACCCACAGTGTCATCCATGAAACCCTGGTCGACTTGCTCACCATCCAAAAAGAAATTCACCCCGGCATCTTTGCCGTTATGGATGGAACCGTCTGCGGCAACGGTCCCGGGCCCAGAACTATGGAGCCCATAGAAAAAGATTACATCCTGGCCAGCCACGATCAGGTCGCCATCGATGCAGTGGCAGCTAAAATGATGGGTTTTGACCCCTTGAGCCTACCCTTTATTCGTATCGCCCATGAAAAAGGATTGGGTATCGGTGATCCCCGGGAAATAAAAGTCGTGGGAGAAGACATTAACAACGTCAACTTCGGATTCAGAGTTGGGGACAACCTGGCCTCCCGGGTAGGAGACATCTTATGGTTCGGGCCTTTAAAATCAATTCAAAATCTGTTTTTCCGCACTCCTTTAGTCAATTTATTCATTTTCGGCTCTTTCTTCTACCACGACTATTTATGGTGGCCCACCAAAGGCAGAAAGAGGATGGAATACGTGAAGAAACATTTCCGGTGGGGGCAGTTATTTGAGCAATATGAAGAGTAA
- a CDS encoding PHP domain-containing protein has translation MLICDFHIHTEYSADCNLKLERLVERCRKVGLNCVAITDHNETQGALQLKKYAPFKVIVGEEIRTSEGELIGLFLEEKIPPGLSPEETVERIREQDGLVVVPHPFDRFRSSAIRTSALHRIIDKVDIIETFNSRNNYRHDNRKAEQLAKQHCIPEIAGSDAHFSMEIGNVKLFLQDFADQRQFLECLKTSSQRKLRRSSLLVHGGTRLVKWQNRCTSV, from the coding sequence ATGCTTATCTGTGACTTTCATATACATACTGAATACTCCGCAGATTGTAATCTGAAATTAGAACGGTTGGTAGAAAGGTGCCGGAAAGTTGGGCTTAACTGCGTGGCGATAACGGACCATAATGAGACTCAAGGGGCGCTTCAGTTAAAAAAGTATGCTCCTTTCAAGGTGATTGTGGGTGAAGAGATTAGAACCAGTGAAGGAGAGCTGATTGGGTTGTTTCTGGAGGAAAAGATCCCGCCGGGTCTTTCCCCGGAAGAAACAGTTGAGAGAATAAGGGAACAGGATGGGTTAGTGGTAGTACCTCACCCATTTGACCGTTTTAGGAGTTCTGCTATCCGCACTTCAGCTTTGCACAGGATTATAGATAAGGTGGATATTATTGAGACCTTTAACTCGCGCAATAATTATCGCCACGACAACAGGAAGGCTGAACAATTGGCGAAACAGCATTGTATACCTGAAATAGCCGGTAGCGATGCTCATTTTTCTATGGAGATTGGTAATGTAAAACTGTTTCTACAGGACTTTGCGGATCAGAGGCAGTTTCTTGAGTGCTTAAAAACCAGTAGCCAGAGAAAATTGAGAAGAAGCAGTTTATTGGTTCATGGAGGAACTAGGTTGGTCAAATGGCAAAATAGGTGCACCTCGGTATAA
- a CDS encoding lysylphosphatidylglycerol synthase transmembrane domain-containing protein yields the protein MNVLEKIKSKIFAGIILGFLVMIGFALFADLRKLQAVLVEFQWRYLGLAIVFTAVNYLLRFVKWGMYLRELNISLALRESLVVFLSGLTMSITPAKIGEVLKSFLLEKLKGIPISRTAPIVVTERITDLIGMVLLASFGATIFAYGRQLLVGTFLLLALFILVVQSRKTSLTILEFLGKLPLVNRFAGSIRTAYESTFLMLRFPILLKAIAISFLSWFFECWALYMVFKGFFVDQSLVSSMFIFSFSSIAGAVSMVPGGLGVAEGSMTGLMLMQGVPKAVAVAATLIIRFGTLWFGVLIGVSTLMWNLKKFGGAAEEARQNSVEVSS from the coding sequence GTGAACGTACTGGAAAAGATCAAGTCCAAGATTTTTGCGGGAATTATTCTGGGCTTTTTAGTCATGATTGGCTTTGCCCTGTTTGCCGACTTGCGGAAACTTCAGGCGGTTCTGGTAGAGTTTCAATGGCGGTATTTGGGACTGGCCATAGTTTTTACCGCTGTAAACTACCTTCTTCGCTTTGTAAAGTGGGGTATGTATTTGCGTGAATTGAATATTTCTCTGGCTCTGCGGGAAAGTTTAGTCGTTTTCCTGAGCGGTTTGACCATGTCCATTACCCCGGCCAAGATAGGAGAAGTTCTCAAGTCATTCTTGCTGGAGAAACTCAAGGGCATACCTATCAGCCGGACGGCGCCTATTGTGGTAACTGAACGAATCACGGATCTGATCGGCATGGTTCTGTTGGCCAGCTTTGGAGCCACTATTTTTGCTTACGGTCGACAACTGTTGGTCGGTACTTTTCTGCTTCTGGCCCTGTTTATTCTTGTGGTGCAGTCAAGGAAGACCTCTCTGACGATCCTGGAGTTTTTAGGAAAGTTGCCGTTGGTTAACCGTTTTGCCGGGAGTATTAGAACGGCCTATGAGAGTACCTTTTTAATGTTAAGGTTTCCAATCCTACTTAAGGCGATTGCTATCAGTTTTCTGTCCTGGTTTTTTGAATGCTGGGCTTTATACATGGTTTTCAAAGGTTTCTTTGTCGACCAGTCTCTGGTAAGTTCTATGTTCATTTTTTCCTTCTCCTCCATAGCCGGAGCAGTGTCCATGGTCCCCGGCGGGCTGGGGGTGGCCGAGGGAAGTATGACCGGGCTGATGCTTATGCAGGGCGTACCCAAAGCCGTTGCCGTTGCGGCGACATTGATCATCAGGTTTGGCACTCTCTGGTTTGGAGTTTTGATAGGAGTTAGTACATTGATGTGGAATCTTAAGAAATTCGGTGGAGCGGCTGAGGAAGCGAGACAGAACAGTGTGGAAGTTAGTTCCTGA
- a CDS encoding decaprenyl-phosphate phosphoribosyltransferase → MKQTGLQLKRGGESFAGSQPYYPKSYGGFIRHLILELRPKQWTKNLIVFAALIFSENIFDAELLIRSIGAFFAFCFISGTVYILNDIFDREKDRLHPTKKYRPIASGKLSVTAATVSGIVILTFSLAMSFYLDYLFGVIMAFYFLINVAYTLRLKHVVIVDVMIIALGFILRAVSGAVVIGVQLTSWFLICTMLLALFLALAKRRHELVLLQDEKEEHRPVLGEYSTHLLDQLISIVTAATIMAYALYTFTSDKPVELMFTIPFVIYGMFRYLYLVHIRNQGGSPERILLEDKHILLTVILYGVSVIIILKYF, encoded by the coding sequence ATGAAACAGACCGGATTACAATTGAAACGCGGTGGAGAGAGTTTCGCGGGATCACAACCATACTACCCGAAGAGTTATGGTGGTTTTATCAGGCATTTGATCCTTGAACTTCGCCCTAAACAATGGACCAAGAACCTGATTGTATTCGCTGCTCTAATTTTTTCCGAGAACATTTTTGATGCGGAATTACTAATACGGAGTATAGGGGCTTTTTTTGCGTTCTGCTTTATTTCAGGAACGGTTTACATACTAAATGACATTTTTGATCGAGAGAAGGATAGATTACATCCAACAAAGAAATACAGACCCATTGCGTCAGGAAAGTTGAGTGTTACGGCGGCGACTGTTAGCGGAATTGTCATATTGACATTTAGTTTGGCGATGTCTTTTTACCTGGATTATCTTTTCGGAGTAATTATGGCCTTTTATTTTTTGATCAATGTGGCTTATACGTTAAGGCTAAAACATGTGGTTATTGTTGACGTAATGATAATTGCCCTGGGTTTTATTTTGAGGGCCGTTTCAGGGGCAGTGGTAATTGGTGTACAGTTGACTTCCTGGTTTTTGATATGTACCATGCTTTTGGCTCTGTTTCTGGCTCTGGCCAAGCGGCGCCATGAGTTAGTCCTTCTTCAAGATGAAAAAGAGGAACATCGGCCAGTTTTAGGGGAGTACTCCACTCATCTTTTGGACCAGTTAATTTCTATTGTTACTGCCGCCACTATAATGGCATATGCCTTGTATACCTTCACCTCGGACAAACCTGTGGAACTGATGTTTACCATACCGTTTGTCATCTACGGGATGTTTCGATATTTGTATCTCGTTCATATAAGAAATCAGGGAGGCAGTCCGGAAAGGATACTGTTGGAGGACAAGCATATTCTACTTACGGTTATCCTTTATGGAGTTAGTGTGATAATAATCCTGAAATATTTTTGA
- a CDS encoding arabinofuranosyltransferase gives MLEINMNSFPRTVSAVILSFLVLVFMVKGVIQQIPSTYPNMHLLARTLIIIFASAIYVVVINWNKVQRYPLLVICLLSIFIVAVLYIPFRSTPFGLNGIWGDAWFVTSSITKFSQNWSFVDFTYKGLPSFYPPLYFYVLGKISLFLGKAPYLMVRYGVFLTAFLLPFAVFSLWRQIVSREAAIIITFLNFLVFNGLLLYKPYEFISLSLFVPWWLYYVERVSGESIKGSRVFIGGVIGALLFQTYYYYFFIGGLSLILNILIHLGAGESARKIIREFVLKIYVLIVSAALSLPYWGPLLYSLIKFGSEPLQNRWFTPGHINFYIPFFNLNFSGVILLGGFLYLIFVNNKTTSSLKLLLAACYIWYLVGYVMIIAFNLPILHVKVNQMINTVLMPAAGLAIWSLLKEAKVRKIIKNTGVAFLTAAFILFTLQTYITGVERNKLLENANKQKVNVKLAKTFNKPEYKGKVFLTSNFELLAYAPVYAFIVNNAHYSHPAARFHERLSFLESLSKIDNPEEFARKLANNKYSKIDYIWLNYKDGKYHLNISDDNFPNGGKSVHISFDGKLFSSQYFERIEDNGYVLFKLNPESGR, from the coding sequence TTGCTTGAAATAAATATGAATTCTTTTCCAAGAACAGTAAGTGCAGTAATTCTTTCTTTTTTAGTACTGGTATTTATGGTTAAGGGTGTAATACAACAGATACCATCAACTTATCCCAATATGCATTTGTTAGCTAGGACGCTAATAATAATTTTTGCGTCGGCTATCTACGTAGTAGTCATTAATTGGAACAAAGTGCAACGTTATCCGCTTTTAGTAATTTGCTTGCTCAGCATCTTTATAGTTGCAGTGTTATATATTCCTTTTAGATCCACTCCATTTGGTCTTAACGGAATTTGGGGCGACGCTTGGTTTGTCACCAGTTCTATAACCAAGTTTTCACAAAACTGGTCGTTTGTTGATTTCACCTACAAAGGATTGCCATCCTTTTATCCGCCTTTATATTTCTACGTTCTCGGTAAAATCAGTTTGTTCCTGGGAAAAGCGCCCTATCTAATGGTTCGGTATGGTGTGTTCTTGACAGCATTTTTATTACCCTTTGCTGTTTTTTCTTTGTGGAGGCAGATAGTTTCTCGGGAAGCAGCAATAATTATCACATTTTTAAATTTTTTGGTCTTCAATGGTCTGCTACTATACAAGCCTTATGAATTTATATCGCTAAGCTTGTTTGTGCCCTGGTGGCTTTACTACGTCGAAAGGGTATCCGGAGAAAGTATAAAGGGAAGTAGAGTGTTTATAGGGGGAGTTATAGGTGCCCTGCTGTTTCAGACATATTACTACTATTTTTTCATTGGAGGACTTAGTCTAATTCTTAATATATTGATACATCTTGGTGCCGGCGAATCGGCTCGCAAGATAATTCGAGAATTTGTATTGAAAATCTACGTTTTAATCGTATCGGCTGCTCTAAGTTTGCCGTACTGGGGTCCCCTGTTATACAGCTTGATCAAATTTGGAAGCGAGCCGCTTCAAAACAGGTGGTTTACTCCAGGCCACATCAATTTTTACATACCTTTCTTCAACCTTAACTTTTCAGGTGTTATACTGTTGGGAGGCTTTCTTTACTTGATTTTTGTTAATAACAAAACTACGTCTAGTCTGAAGTTGTTACTTGCAGCTTGTTACATTTGGTACTTAGTTGGGTACGTAATGATTATAGCGTTTAACTTGCCAATTCTGCACGTTAAAGTAAACCAGATGATTAATACCGTTTTAATGCCAGCAGCTGGATTAGCCATTTGGAGTCTGCTGAAAGAAGCAAAGGTTAGAAAAATTATTAAAAATACTGGGGTGGCTTTTTTGACAGCTGCATTTATACTTTTCACGTTGCAGACCTATATTACCGGCGTCGAAAGGAACAAGCTTTTGGAAAATGCAAATAAACAGAAGGTTAACGTTAAACTTGCGAAAACGTTCAACAAGCCTGAGTATAAGGGAAAAGTTTTTTTAACAAGTAACTTTGAGCTGCTAGCTTACGCCCCGGTATACGCTTTCATTGTAAACAACGCTCACTATAGTCATCCGGCAGCAAGGTTTCATGAAAGGTTATCCTTTTTGGAAAGCTTAAGTAAAATTGATAATCCAGAAGAGTTTGCCCGAAAGTTGGCTAACAACAAGTACAGTAAGATTGATTATATTTGGTTGAATTATAAAGATGGAAAGTATCATTTAAACATATCGGATGATAACTTTCCTAATGGAGGCAAATCTGTCCACATAAGCTTCGACGGTAAGCTGTTCAGCAGCCAATACTTTGAACGTATTGAAGACAATGGTTACGTTTTATTCAAGCTGAATCCTGAAAGTGGCAGGTAG
- a CDS encoding transposase: MRLEVFENRPRGIKCAMRMRKMIERVFAEAETWHRMMRARYRGLERVAIQVLMTFICLNAKKMAHRARLASEIATKMTLIREYWQERGL, from the coding sequence GTGAGGCTGGAAGTATTTGAAAACCGACCTCGTGGTATAAAGTGCGCGATGCGGATGCGAAAGATGATTGAACGCGTATTTGCCGAAGCGGAAACCTGGCACCGGATGATGAGAGCCCGGTATCGTGGCCTGGAGCGGGTAGCCATTCAAGTGCTGATGACCTTTATATGCCTAAATGCGAAGAAAATGGCGCACAGAGCCAGATTAGCTTCAGAAATCGCTACAAAGATGACATTGATTAGGGAATATTGGCAGGAAAGGGGATTGTAG
- a CDS encoding MraY family glycosyltransferase → MPGLVYLLAAFMITAFTVSWAVTPQVIKLKILDRPNHRKIHRSPVPKAGGIGIYLGFMAGMTAAHFLRGKLGLETSPQVIGILLAAGLTFSLGLVDDRRELPAGVKLLGQVAAALVLVGSGVAFGSGPAAWMVTVAWVVLVLNAVNLIDGLDGLAAGIAVIAAVVFLFIGAVEGQALVAVLAVCLIGGTLGFLVYNFHPARIFMGDTGSLFLGLVLSSLGILVARDSGSLEGSMVPVLVLGVPLFDTFLSILRRYIHHRPIFAADRSHFYNLLMDQWGFSHRAAVLVNYVLAAVFGMAGMAYYWGNGVLQAAIVVLVLAGSVYGVYRFDLLKVDGARVVYSKEEKMSM, encoded by the coding sequence GTGCCCGGTTTGGTTTACCTGCTGGCAGCTTTCATGATTACGGCCTTTACAGTTTCCTGGGCCGTTACTCCACAGGTAATAAAACTGAAGATTCTGGACAGGCCTAACCACCGTAAGATCCACCGGTCACCGGTGCCGAAGGCGGGGGGTATAGGGATCTACCTCGGTTTCATGGCGGGAATGACGGCGGCTCATTTCCTGCGGGGGAAGTTAGGGCTGGAAACCAGTCCTCAGGTCATCGGCATATTGCTGGCAGCCGGGCTGACATTTTCCCTCGGACTGGTGGACGACCGCCGGGAGCTGCCGGCAGGAGTGAAGCTGTTGGGGCAGGTGGCGGCTGCTCTGGTACTGGTTGGTTCGGGGGTGGCGTTTGGTTCAGGGCCGGCTGCCTGGATGGTAACGGTAGCCTGGGTGGTGCTGGTGCTCAACGCGGTTAACCTTATTGACGGTTTGGACGGGCTGGCCGCGGGAATTGCCGTTATTGCCGCTGTTGTTTTCCTTTTCATAGGCGCTGTTGAGGGACAGGCCCTGGTGGCCGTCCTGGCGGTGTGTCTTATCGGAGGCACTTTGGGTTTTTTGGTCTATAATTTTCACCCGGCGCGGATATTTATGGGAGATACGGGGAGTTTGTTTTTGGGGCTCGTTCTGTCCTCCCTGGGCATCCTTGTGGCGAGAGATTCCGGTTCCCTGGAGGGAAGCATGGTGCCGGTGCTGGTGCTGGGAGTGCCGCTTTTTGATACTTTTTTGAGCATCCTGCGGCGCTATATCCACCACCGTCCCATTTTTGCCGCCGACCGCAGCCATTTTTACAACCTGCTTATGGACCAGTGGGGCTTTTCCCACCGGGCGGCGGTATTGGTCAATTATGTTCTGGCGGCAGTGTTCGGAATGGCAGGAATGGCATATTATTGGGGAAACGGGGTTTTGCAGGCGGCGATTGTTGTGCTAGTGTTGGCCGGCTCGGTTTACGGGGTATATCGTTTTGATCTGCTTAAAGTAGACGGAGCCCGGGTCGTTTATTCCAAAGAAGAAAAGATGTCTATGTAG